GGCCAAACTGCATCTTGTTCAGGAACATGGACTGCGCGGCATCAGTTACTGGATGTTGGGACATTCGTTTCCGCAAAATTGGACAATTCTTCAGGATACGTTTAAAGTTCGAAAAGTATTTTTTCGGACTTGATTTTTTTCAATCATCAGGTCAAGTTTTAAGATTCTGGTTCCACATGGTATAAATAGGACAAGTCGTAAAAAACGGGGGATATATGATGCGGTTACAGGGAAAAGTGGCAGTGATTACCGGCGGTGGATACATATGGAAAAATTGATGTGATGTTTAACAACGCGGGCACTGGTGTCAACAAGCCGTTACTGCAGCATGAACCGGAGGATTACGACAAAGTTGTAAAAGTCAACCAGTATGGAGTCTACTATGGGATTCTGGCGGCAGGTCGCAAAATGCAGCAGATCGGTAGCAAAGGCGTCATTATCAACACCGCGTCTGTCTATGCATATGTTGGCACACCGGGTGTGATAGGGTATCATGCGGCAAAAGGGGCGGTCCGCATCATGACGCAGGCAGCAGCGCTCGAATTGGCTCCTTACGGAATTCGCGTTGTGGGGGTTGCACCCGGCGGTGTAGATACACAAATGCTGCAGGGATATAAAGATGCGGGTCTGGAAGATGTAATGGCACGCAAACATATGCGCCGCAGGCTGTTGACACCGGAACAGATTGCCAA
The sequence above is a segment of the Effusibacillus dendaii genome. Coding sequences within it:
- a CDS encoding SDR family NAD(P)-dependent oxidoreductase — its product is MDTYGKIDVMFNNAGTGVNKPLLQHEPEDYDKVVKVNQYGVYYGILAAGRKMQQIGSKGVIINTASVYAYVGTPGVIGYHAAKGAVRIMTQAAALELAPYGIRVVGVAPGGVDTQMLQGYKDAGLEDVMARKHMRRRLLTPEQIANVVAFLASDESDVINGSIVMADDGLVEFR